The window gcaattaattgtcatcaactagccatgaaccatcctccactatacaaccatcaaccatccatcaaataggagtaattgatataagttaccaattccctaatcaaatggattaattctcaaaactcctcatcccattgatatcccataagagaatgaatacacatgaattcctagcataatgaggcttggaatttatttgatttaattgatttaaatggatcaattacccaattaaatctaacagtTGAGAAGCAGACTCTTGACTGTTGAGATGCATGCAAGGCTACTCCAAGCCAATTAGGCTGACGCCTAACTTTGCCAGAAGTAAGATGATGCCATACAAAGTGAGGTAGACACCTTATTAACTGTAGTACAGGTTTAACAATGTTTGCCTAGAAATTGAGTACACATGTGATCCGAATGTGTGAATTAACAAAGTGTGACTCTCCACGATCGCAACAACAACCAACCAAATATAAGTAGTAACTAACTAACCCAGTAAACTATGACACGCCTAACATTTGGGTGTGGCAATTTGTGGCCTTCATGTAAACATTCCCTTTAGGATATTTCTTAAGAATGTTGAATAAGATAGTCTATTATAGAACAATAAAATGTAGCCAATTGTCTAACAGCCCATATAAAAGAGCCAAACTTCATTAATATGACCTTTTCGATTATACGGAAAAGACACATGCGGACACCACCAAGTGTGTGCCCCTGGGTGCATGCTTAAGAAACTGACACTTAAATAAAATCCATGAGCCTCACAAAATGTTTATTTTAATCCTAATAAAAGTGTTAAACTTCAATAATACTTGCCGTATTTGTCATTGAGGCTCGTTTGGTAGATTTCCCAGTAATTTTTAGGGAAAAATACTGTAGGAAGACTCCTATAACAAATATATTAACAATTTACAATGTACAGGGCGAGATTACGAGTTTTGTAGCCATTGAATAATATGAGGGGAAAAAACTCTCTTTTCCCCAGTATTTCATTATTGACATGTATTTTGTTGTTTATGCCTTTTAAGTGGCTAGGCTTCCTCCTCACACACACTGGGTTGCTTCAAAAGCTCAACCTCTCACACAAGATGCCATTGACGACCAAATCCTACCGAGGACTTGGTTGCAGTGGATTAGATCATAGTCACTTCAAGTGCCGGAAATGCTGAACTCACCAATTCGTATAGACCCCAAACAAGTAGCGACCCTATATTCCAATACGCACACCAAAGTCTAATTACAAGTTGCACAAGTATAACAGTACTCCATATACACTCTACGCAAGTTGCAGACGGGTTTGTTTGGATTGTTACCAATTTTGCCCAATCAATATTTTGGTAGCGCTAAAATCTTGGTAATTTTTGACACTAACAAATTGATAGTATAGTACTTTTAGCAGCGTGGATATAaattggtagcaaaccaaacatctATATgttgggttggtttggtttgtggcctaaatagaccttatcaaattttgtcaatgccaaattttgttaagttttggcatgactaattttggtaaggcaaagttgtgtttggattaaagccaaaatagcctaagttcactattgaaatggctTATTTTCTTACTCATGCCAATTTGGCTttaaaccaaatagacactaaacactatttaaattaccaaatattggtatggctaatttaggcctcaaaccaaaaCAGCCCGTTACTAttgaagttgccaaaaaaaattggtaggACAAAAATCAACCTCAATCCAAACATGCCTAACATGTCTAGTACTCcttctattttaaaataaacgaGTCTAGTAATGTAGCATGTCTCTCTAGATTCATAGCCCTTGAATACATCATATTTCATACTAAGCTTATTTATTTTAGCACctaaatatatcatattttataCTAGTCtgtttattttagaatggaagGGAGACGCAAACACATGTCCACTAGCCTTGGTGTGCGGTGCCAACTGGCCAccagcagcaggcagcagcccAGCTCAGTGCTGCCGCCGCAAGTGTCCAGCGTCCAGCACGCACCAAGCCCTACGTGAAGGATCCAGATCTCGCACGAGATTTGCCGCGTCCCCACTCCCCCCACCCACGGTGGCCTCGGCTTGGCCGTGGCCGCTGACATGGCATCACCTCATCCGCAAAGCGATAAGCCGGGAGCGCACCAGCCAACCGGCGCGCGACACCTGGCGCGAGAGGCGACGGTGACAGTCGGACGGGTGGGCCCCTCCCTCTGTCCCCGTTGTCCCCGTGCGTCGCAGGCGCGCGCGTCGCGACAATGGTGGCGCAACCACCgctctcctttcttttttttttccttctcttcccgCAGAGGAAAAGGACGTGCAAGTGTGAACGGCATCTGGCTAGATGTACTACAGTCCTAGAGAGCTCGTGCCCATCGCGATGTACAAagtctttttctttcttggctTTTTTGCGTGCTTCTGTGCTAGTAGTAGCAGGAAAAGCAGAGAGATGGGTTCATGGTGGCCATGTTGCGTAGCAAGTGATTTGATCCGATTCCGTGCCGCCTAAAAACCGTTGGTTAAACTATGGGTCTCATACACATCGCGATCAAAACGAATGCAAGAGCGTAAAGGTATACTCGGATAAGCGCTGAAAATGCAGTAGTACTGGCAGTGCCGTTTTGCAAGCAGCGCGAGATGGCGACCCTCTGCTGCTGCGACGGCGATTTGCCGGCTCGGCCAATGCGGAGCCGTCAGCTCTCCGCTGCTCGGCTAAACACCGGGCAATGTGAGCGAGAGTACGCGCGAGACGCGAGCCGACGGGGGGAGGGAGAGTGACCGCGCGGGTCGGACGGTCGGTCGGACCACACTCGCGCGCGCGTCTCGTGGCCGGGAGTCCCTCCACGTGCCACGGACCCCCTCAAAACCCCCCGCGAATAGTCGAATCCCCCGTGCCCAACGCCCAAAAAACACAGCCAAACTCCGCGAGAAACCGAGCTGCGAGCGAGTGAAACGCACCACGCGCCGAGCGGCAAAGCGAAGCGAAGAAGAaatggaggcggtggaggacaAGGCGATGGTGGGAGTgggaggagcggtggcggcggggtacTCCTCGTCGTCGTGGGGGTTGGGGACGCGGGCGTGCGACTCgtgcggcggggaggcggcgcggctctaCTGCCGCGCGGACGGGGCGTTCCTGTGCGCCCGGTGCGACGCGCGGGCGCACGGCGCCGGGTCGCGCCACGCGCGGGTGTGGCTGTGCGAGGTGTGCGAGcacgcgcccgccgccgtcacgtGCCGGGCGGACGCCGCGGCGCTGTGCGCCGCCTGCGACGCCGACATCCACTCGGCGAACCCGCTCGCGCGCAGGCACGAGCGCCTCCCCGTCGCGCCCTTCTTCGGCCCGCTCGCCGACGCGCCGCAGCCCTTCCCCTTCTCCCAGGCCGCCGCGgatgccgccgcggcgcgggaggaggatgCGGATGATGACCGGAGCAACGAGGCCGAGGCGGCGTCGTGGCTTCTCCCCGAGCCCGACGACAATAGCCACGAGGATagcgccgcagccgccgacgCGTTCTTCGCCGACACCGGCGCGTACCTCGGCGTCGACCTGGACTTCGCCCGGTCCATGGACGGAATCAAGGCCATCGGGGTACCGGTCGCGCCGCCCGAGCTGGACCTCACCGCCGGCAGCCTTTTCTACCCCGAACACTCCATGGCCCACAGCGTAAGCCTCACTACCACACAGCTAGCTCTCGTCGATGCTCATGGCGCGGCGTTATGACATGGTTTCCTACGCGTTCCGCAGTTGTCGTCGTCGGAGGTCGCGATCGTACCGGACGCGCTGTCGGCgggctcggcggcgccgcccatggtggtggtggtggcgagcaaggggaaggagagggaggcgcgGCTGATGCGGTACAGGGAGAAGCGCAAGAACCGGCGGTTCGACAAGACCATCCGGTACGCGTCCCGCAAGGCGTACGCCGAGACGCGGCCGCGCATCAAGGGCCGGTTCGCCAAGcgcaccgccgacgccgacgacgacgacgaggcgccaTGCTCGCC of the Oryza sativa Japonica Group chromosome 2, ASM3414082v1 genome contains:
- the LOC4329950 gene encoding zinc finger protein CONSTANS-LIKE 3; protein product: MEAVEDKAMVGVGGAVAAGYSSSSWGLGTRACDSCGGEAARLYCRADGAFLCARCDARAHGAGSRHARVWLCEVCEHAPAAVTCRADAAALCAACDADIHSANPLARRHERLPVAPFFGPLADAPQPFPFSQAAADAAAAREEDADDDRSNEAEAASWLLPEPDDNSHEDSAAAADAFFADTGAYLGVDLDFARSMDGIKAIGVPVAPPELDLTAGSLFYPEHSMAHSLSSSEVAIVPDALSAGSAAPPMVVVVASKGKEREARLMRYREKRKNRRFDKTIRYASRKAYAETRPRIKGRFAKRTADADDDDEAPCSPAFSALAASDGVVPSF